The window CGCAGCCGCCAACGCACCCCCACACCCCACCCCCTCAGGCCTGCGACCGAGCCTTGAACGCCGCCTTCCGCGCTTCCTTCGCGATCCGCTTGTCCGGATGCAACCGCCCCATCGCCTCCAACACCTCCGCGGTAGCGGGATGCTCCACCCGCCAAACAGCCGCGAAGAACCCACTGTGCTGCTCGGCAAGCCCGGACACCAGAGCCCGAAGCTCCTCGGAATTCCCTTCGGCCGCCAGCTGCGCAGCAACCGTGTCGATGGTCAGCCAGTACACCATCGCCTCGGACGGCGCCGGCACCTCCGCAGCCCCCCGCTCGGTCAGCCAGACACGAGCCAGCCCACCCAGCTCGGGATCGTCCAGCACCTCCCGCAACGCGGGCTCCGCCTCATCCCCCACCAGCGAAAGGGCCTGCTGACACCGCAACCGCCGCAACGGAGCCCCGGCATCAGAACCCCGAGCCGCAGCCAGCAACTCCCGCGCCGCAGGCAGCGCCTGACGTCGAGTCAGCCACTGCTCCGTCTCCGCCTGCGCAGCACCCGGCGGAAAGACGGCCGTACCGTCGAGCAGCGCATCGGCCCCCTTGTCCGCGAGCTCCCCGACGGCCGGCGCCGTGAACCCCGCCTCCAACAGCCGCGCACGCAAGCCGTACAGCCCGAGCGGGGTCAGCCGCACCATGCCGTAGCGAGCGACGTCCGTCTCGTCGACCGGCGCGGACGGCTCCTCTTCGGCGTCCGCCATCAGCGCCTCGTCGACCGGCTGGTACTCCACGAGCCCGGCCGGCTCCAGCATCCGGAACTGGTCGTCGAGACGCATCATCGCGTCGGAGACCTGCTCCAGTACGTCGTTGGTCGGCTCGCCCATGTCGCTGGGCACGATCATCGACGCGGCGAGGGCCGGCAGCGGCACCGGAGCCTCCCCTGGCCCCTCCTCGCCGACCGTCAGCAGATACAGATTCCCGAGCACCCCGTCGAGGAACTCCGCCTCGGCCTCGGGGTCCCAGTCCAGCTGGGAGAGGTCGATCGCGCCACCGTCGCCCATGGCGTCGACCAGGTCGTCGAGGTCCGGCACCCCCGCGTCCGCGAGCACCGTCTCCAGCGCCGCCTGCCACACCGCGAGCACATCGTGCGGCGAGCCACTGGTGAGCAGCGCCAGGTCCTCGCCCGCCGCGACGGTGCCTTCCTCCTCGTCGACGATCTCGACGAGCCCGGCGTCGACCGCGACTCGCCAGGCCTCACTGGCGTAAGCGGCAGCCTCGTCCCCGGTCAGTCCGAGGACCTCGGCGGCGGCGGGGAGCTGTTCTTCTACGAGTCCGCCGCCGGCGTCGACGCGGGTGTCGGGGCCGGCCCAGCGGGCGAGTCGGGCCGCCCGGGAGAGCAGGGGCGTGGACAGCGCGTCCCGCGCCAGCTCCGCTTCGGGATGCAGGCGCACCGGCGGCAGGGGGGAGCTGTCTGACATCGGCTGGTTCTCCTAGTAGGACGCGTCGTACCACTCAGCCGCTCAGCCTAGACGGATTTGGGCCCATGCCGCCCGGTTCATCTACCCGTTGACCCGTGTACATGGCCGAAACCTTGACAAGTGGCCTGACCAGGCAGGAGATTACGCGCGTAGAAATTCATAGGACATCTGTTCACCGAAGTGGATATCCATTCACCGGAGCCGGACACCTGTGCACCGAATCTCTACGCGCGTCGCGCCGCCCCACCGGTCGCCGCGGCTCCCACATTCCACGCTCCACCCTCGTCCCGGCGCCCACGCACGTCCCCGGAGGGATCCCGTTGCCGAGCAAGTCGTCAGCGCGTATTGCCGCGCTCACCGTCGCCGCTGTCTGTTCTGCGGCGTCCACCATCGTCCTCACGTCTCCCGCGCACGCCGACTCGGTGCGCATCCATGACATCCAGGGCAGCACCCGCATATCCCCGTACGCCGGAAAGCAGGTCACGGACGTGACCGGCATCGTCACCGGTATCCGGACCTACGGCTCGTCCCGCGGCTTCTGGATCCAGGACCCGGACGCGGACGCCGACCCGGCCACCAGTGAGGGCATCTTCGTCTTCACCAGCTCCACGCCCAAGGGTGTGGCCGTCGGCGACCTGGTGACGGTCTCCGGCACGGTCTCGGAGTACGTGCCCGGCGGCACCTCCTCCGGCAACCAGGCGCTGACCGAGATCACCAAGCCGACGACCACCGTGGTCTCCAGCGGCAACGCCGTCCCGGCCGCGACCGTCATCGATGCCAAGTCGGTGCCGAGCGCCTACGCCCCGGCGGGCGACAGCGCCGCGAGCAACTCGATCAACGGCCTGCCCCTCCAGCCGTCGACGCACGCCCTGGACCTGTACGAGTCCCTGGAGGGCATGAACGTCCAGGTCTCCGACGCCCGGGTGGTCGGCGCCACCGACCCGTACACCGAGCTGTGGGTCACGGTGAAGCCGTGGGAGAACCGCAACCGCCGCGGTGGCACGGTGTACGGCTCCTACGAGTCCCAGAACACCGGCCGCATCCAGATCCAGTCGCTCGGCGCGGTCGCCGACTTCCCGAAGGCGAACGTCGGTGACACCCTCACCGGCACCACCGCGGGCCCGCTGGACTACAACCAGTTCGGTGGTTACACCCTGATCGCCACCCAGCTCGGCACTCTGGAGAGCGCCGAGCTGGAGCGGGAGACCACCGAGAAGCAGAAGCGGGGCGAGCTGGCGGTCGCGACGTACAACGTCGAGAACCTCGACCCGTCCGACGCCACCTTCGAGGAGCACGCCTCCGCGATCGTGAACAACCTCCAGTCGCCCGACATCGTGTCCCTGGAGGAGATCCAGGACAACAACGGCGCCAAGAACGACGGTACGGTCGCCGCCGACCAGACGATGCAGAAGCTGATCGACGCGATCGTCGCCGCGGGCGGCCCGACGTACGACTGGCGCTCCATCGACCCGGCCGACAAGACCGACGGCGGTGAGCCGGGCGGCAACATCCGCCAGGCGTTCCTCTTCAACCCGGAGCGGGTCTCCTTCACGGACCGCGCGGGCGGCGACGCCACCACGGCCGTCGGGGTCACCGAGGAGCGGGGCAAGGCCGCGCTGACGGTCTCCCCGGGCCGTATCGACCCGGCGAACACGGCGTTCGCCAACAGCCGCAAGCCGCTGGTCGGCGAGTTCGTCTTCCGGGGCCGCACGGTCTTCGTGATCGCCAACCACTTCAACTCCAAGGGCGGCGACCTGGGTCTGACCTCGCAGTACCAGCCGGTGCCGCGCAGCTCGGAGACCCAGCGGCACCAGCAGGCGACCCTGGTGAACGCCTTCGTCAAGGACATCCTCGACACCCAGAAGAACGCGGACGTCGTCACGCTCGGCGACATCAACGACTTCGAGTTCTCCGAGACCACCAAGATCCTGGAGAGCGACGGCGCCCTGTGGTCGGCCGTCAAGTCGCTGCCGCGCAGCGAGCGTTACTCGTACGTCTACCAGGGCAACAGCCAGGTCCTGGACCAGATCCTGGTCAGCCCGTCGATCCGGCGCGGCTGTGACTTCGAGTACGACAGCGTGCACGTCAACGCGGAGTTCAACGACCAGATCAGCGACCACGACCCGCAGGTCCTGCGCTTCAAGCCGTAACTCCCGTTCGGTCAGGGCTGGTTGAACACCTTGTTCAGCCAGCCCTGCCATTCGGTCTCGCACTCCTCGATCTCGGCGCCCGGGGTGAAGTCGTGCAGGGAGATGCCGACCGGGTAGCCCCAGTGGTTGCGCCCGAAGATCCGGGTGAGGCCCCGGTCGGTGCGCAGCCCGATGAAGTACGGGTTGCGGAAGTCGACCACGGCGTCGAACTCGTCGGGCCCGTGGACCCTCACCTGTGTACCGGCGGCCACGTCCGGGCCGACCCCGAGCGCCCGCCCTACGGCTTCGAGGGCGTCGGCGGCCTTGGAGGCCTCGGGTCCGTCGAAGGTGGCGAAGGCGGCCGGGCGGGGCGCGAAGTGGGTGAGGTACTCGCGCAGGGTGTGCAGATAGAAGTCGGTGTGCTTGGCGGCGCCGTCGTACTGGTTGTCCCAGTCGTCGACGAAGATCCCGCTGTGCACGTACCGCACCCAGGCCCGCTTGCCGTCGTCCCGCGGCTCGATGGTGTAGTCGAGCTGGTTGGCGGTCTGCTCGGAGATGCCCTCGACGTCCTCGACGCGGTTGGAGTAGCGGTAGGGCGGATCCCAGGCAGTGACCGTGGACCCGAACGGCCCCTTGCCGCCGACCCGGGGCTCCGGCGGCTCCATGGGCCACAGATACCCTCCGGTTCCGGCGGTGACGGCCTCGAAGACCTCCTCCGGAGTGGCGTCGACCTCGAACTCGCGGGCGATCTCGAATTCCTTGGGCATGGTGAGCTCCTGAAGAACTATTCCAACTCGTCTTTTTTGAGGGTGGGATGGACGGCCACGACGATCCGGTGGTCCCGTCCGCCCTCGGCGTCCGGGGCGTCGTACTTGCGGATCAGCCCCGTGACGCCCGCCGTCAACTCCTGGATGAACGCGGCTCGTTCGGCCGCCGAGGCGAACCGCACCTCGCCGTCCAGCGCATAGGTCGCAAGGCCCTTGCGGGCCTTGGCCGCACCGGTGATCAGCGAGCCCACGTCCCGCACCAGACGGGCGCCGAGCGCCAGCAGCCAGCGCGCGGAGAGCTGGTCCCGGAAGCGCTCCGGGTCCGGTTGCACGGCGGCGAGGGCGAGCGGCGAGATGACGTACGACGCGGCGGTCGCCCGCATCAGCCGCTCGGTGACATTGCCCTTGCGGCGCTCCCCGGCCAGCTCGACCAGGCCGTGCCGCTCCAGCGCCTTCAGGTGGTAGTTCACCTTCTGCCGGGGCAGCCCGACCTTGCCGGCCAGCATGGCGGCCGACGCGGGGCCGGCCGCCAGCTCGGCGAGCAGCCGGGCTCTTATGGGGTCCAGGGAGACGGCCGCCGCCTCGGGGTCCTCGATCACGGTCACGTCCAACATGAGTCCACGATCTCACCGAAAACTTTTTTTGTCCAGGCGAGTGGAATTGTCGGTCAGCCTCGGGTCAGGGCACGAGCCCCAGCGCGTGCCGGTACCGGCTGCCGGTGAACCCCTTGATGCCGGGATACGTCCGCACCCGCTCCCACTCCGGCGTCTCGGGCGCCTCGATGGCGGCGTCGTAGGACAGGTCGTTGTCCCACTCGGCGTAGTTGAGGACATGCGTGCCGTCGGTGCTCAGATGGAAGTGCGCGGAGATCAGCCCGGGGTCACCGACCGGGCCTTCCATGGTGGAGAGGAGCGTGTCCACCCAGTCGGCCCGCTTCTCGGCCGCATCCGGCTCGAAGTCGATGCGGACGGTCACGATCAGGCCCGGGACCCGGGCGTCACCGGCGGCCCGGGCGCGGCTGCGGTAGAGCCGGTAGCGGTCCAGGCGGACCCGCTCGATGCCGGGTACGGCGGTGTCGATCTCGTCGTTGCGTTCCTGGCGGAGGGTCTTGAAGTAGGCCTCGTAGCCCTGCTCGTTCCGCCACTGCGAGTAGTGCATCAGCGTGGTGCCGTCGTGGCCGGAGTAGATGTGGTAGGCGAGCAGATCCGGGCTGCCCCAGGGGCGGCCGTCCCAGGTGCGGGCGATGGCCTCGGCGGTCTCCGTCTGCCGCTGGGGGGTGCCCACGCGCCAGGTACTGAAGAAGGGCGCCCCGATCTCGGGGCGGGTCGGGTCGGGGTGGGCGTCGGTACGGCGGGTCATGGCCGGCCTCCGTTGCGTCGGTGATCGGTACGTCGACCAGCCTCTGACCTCAACCTTGCTTGAGGTCAAGTGGGAGAGGTACGGCGGCTGTTGGGCCGTACACGACGACGGGCGGTGCGGGACCGGTCACCCGGTCCCGCACCGCCCGTCGTCGTCCGCGTCGTCTCAGCGATGCCCGTTGTGGCGCCGCCGCATCGCCTCCGCGGCGACCACCGCGCCCACCACCGCCCCGGCCACCAGCACCGGCCGCGGGTGCCGCAGCCCGGCCTGTACGACGGTGCGGACGGGGCGCGGCGCGCTCTGCTCGACGACGTGACCCGCCCGGGTCGCCCCGTCCTGCACGGTGTGACCCGCCTGGGCCGCCTTGTCGTGCACGGTGTGACCCGCCTCGGCCGCCTTGTCGTGCACGGTGTGTCCTGCCTGGGCCGCGCTGCTGCGCAGTTGCACGGTCATCGCGCCCGCCCGGTCCCTGAGGTCGGCGGCGCGAGCCCGGGCCCGGCCCTTCACGTCCGTCTTGCCCGCCAGCTCCTCGACGGTGTCGCCGAGCCGGCCCCTGGTCTCCTCGATCTGCCGACGCAGTTCCTCGGGACCCTTGGCCCCGTGCCCCACGCCCTCCGCTGCCTTGTCCGTCATCGGTGTGCCCTTTCCCTGATCTCCTCGACATCGGCCCGGACGCTGCCGAGGGTCTCCTCGGGCGTGGGAGGTGCGGCGCGCTTCAGCTGGGCACGACCGGTCGCGCCCAGCACGGCAGCGACGGCGAACAGCACCGCCGTCACGATGAGCGCCGCGGCCCACACCGACAGCGTCACAGAGAGGGCGGCGACGGCCGTGCCGGCCAGGGCGAGCAGCCCGGCGTAGGCAACGGCACCGGCCGCGCCCAGCAGCCCACCGCCGCGGCCCGCGCGTCGGCCCTTCTCGGCCAGCTCCTCCTTGGCGAGGGCCAGTTCCTGTCGTACGAGCAGGGAGAGCTGCTCGGTCGCCTGCCCGACGAGTTCACCCACCGAATGGTGTGCGTCGTGTGCCGGCCTCGGGGCCGTGGTCCCGGTCACGGTGTCCGCCTCCTCTCGCTTCGGAACACCCCGGGTACCCGCACCGGCCCTCGCTACCCCTGCGGCTCGCCGCCAGGACCGCGCTCCCCGAGCCGCGCCAGCTGACTCTGGAACCAGTCCAGGCGCGCCTGCAACAGGGCGGCCTCGGCGGCGAGTTCCGGCACACCGAGTTCGCCCGCCGGTACGGAAGCGCCCTTCCCGGCGATCACCCGCAACCCCTCCCCCGCCAGCCGCGCGAACCCGGCGAGCGAGACGGACGTACGGCCGCGCAGACAGCCCGCGCAGGAGGGGGCGAGCCCCAGCCACCCCGGCCGCCCCCAGCCCGCGTCGGCCAGCGCCACGGCAACCGCACCGCACCCGCACGGCCCGACGGTGGCGGTGCGCACCCGCTGACGGGCGTAGCGGAAGCCGAGCTCGAAGCGGAGGTAGCGGCCCAGCACCGTGACCTCCAGCAGTACGGCCGCCCGGTGCTCGGCCGTGCACAGCAGCGCCTCCGCGGCCGTACGGTCGTGCACACAGTGGAAGCCGCAGTCGCAGCGCCGGTGCGGTGCCCGGTGTCTGAGGCCGTAGGCACAGGACGCGTCGGCCAGGACTCCGTACGGCAGCGCGCCGCCCAGCGACACACCGGTGAAGCCGGCCCGGGTGCCGTCGTGGGCCAGCACCGGGTGGGCGATCTTGTATCCGGTCGGCGGCTCCGTCGGGCGTTCCTCCGGAAGCCGCAGCCTCATCGGGCCGCCGGGACCTCTTCGGGGGCCTTCAGTTCCTTGATCTCCTCGATGGTCTCGGGGAGTTCGGGCTCTTCGTCGTGGATCAGCGGCCGCTCTTCAGCGACTCCGGTGGCGAGTGCTTTGCCGAGCTTCATGACGCCTCCAGGACCAGGGGTCGTTGACCGTCTGGGCCATAGTGACCCATGGCGCCCCGGTTTGGACATAGGGCCTCGACACCCCACACCACAGTGATGCTTAACGATACCTCGTAGGAAATTTAAGTGGAGCTTCAGTGTCGCGCTGCCGAGACTACTTCCATGACGACCACGAACTCCCCCTTCGGCCGCGCCCTCTGCGCCATGATCACGCCCTTCACCGACGAGGGCGCGCTCGATCTCGCCGGGGCGCAGCGGCTCGCCGAGCGGCTGGTGTCCGAGGGCTGCGACGGTCTGGTGCTGTCCGGCACCACGGGCGAGTCACCGACCACGACGGACGAGGAGAAGGCCCGGCTCGTCCGTGCGGTGCGGGAGGCGGTGGGCGAGAGGGCGTCGGTGCTGGCCGGGGTCGGCACCTTCGACACCCGGCACACCGTCGAGCTGGCGCTCGCGGCCGAAAAGGCGGGCGCGGACGGGCTGTTGGTGGTGTCGCCGTACTACAGCAGGCCGCCGCAGGACGCGCTGGAGGCGCACTTCCGGGAGATCGCCGACGCCTCGGGACTGCCGCTCGTGGTCTACGACATCCCGGGCCGCACCGGTGTCCGCATCGAGCCGGACACCATGCTCCGGCTCGCCGAGCACCCGAGGATCGTCGCGGTGAAGGACTGCTCCTACGACTTCATGGCTGCCCAGAAGGTCATCTCCCGCACGGAGTTGGCGTATTACGCGGGCTGCGAGGAGCACAACCTCGCGCTGTACGCGGTGGGCGGCGCGGGCTACATCAGTACGGTCGCCAATGCGGTTCCCGCCCAACTCCGGGCCGTCCTGGACGCGTTCGACGCGGGCGAGACGACGAAGGCGGCCCGGCTCCAGCAACGGGCCATGCCGCTCATCGAGTTGATGATGTCCGCCGGCCTGCCCGGCACGGTCACCGCGAAGGCCCTCCTCAACGAACTGGGCCTGCCCGCGGGCCCGGTCCGCGCACCGCTGCGGCCCGCCGGCCGCGAGGTGACCGACGGGCTGCTGACGGCGTACCGAAGCCTGATGGATTGATCAGCGCCGGGCGAAGACCGGCTCCCAGGTCCACTGCACGGGCTTCTGCTCGCGCAGCCCGCTGAGCCACTGCACCTTGTCGCTGCCGATCGTGACCAGCGCGAGCCGCGGCCGGTAGGGCCCCTCGCCCGCGGCCCGCTCCCAGGCGATGAGCCGCCGGTTGTCCACCCAGGCGATCAGCTCGTCCCCGCGCACCTTGGTGATCTCCTTGCCGGACTGGGGGTCCCGGATCGAGGAGTACGACTTGTCCGGCACTCCTTGGTCAGGCCGAGCGCGGCGAGCTTGCCGTCCGGGGAGAGCCGGGCGGGGACGTCGGAGCGCAGGTGCCGCTCGTCGGCGGGGGCGGCGACCGCGGCGCCTGTGAGGTCGTAGAACTTCTGCATGCCGTCCCGGCCGCCGACGATCCTCGAGTACACCAGTCGCCCGTCGCGGCTGAACTGCAGGTCCGAACGGAAGTTGAACGGTCGCCCTTCGGAGGGGAGTTCGCGCCACGGCCCCTCGGTCCCCTTGACGGGGTCGACGAGGGTGAACCCGGTTCTGGCCGTACGGCCGGAGGGCTCGTGCCAGCCGATGCCGCCGGTCTCGGCGTTGTACGTCCCCTCGCGCAGATCGGGATGCTCGTCGTACGTCGTCGCCAGGAGCTTCGTCCCGTCGTACGAGTACGCGAGCCCGCCGACGCCGTGCCGGACCGGGATCCACCGCTCGACCTCCCCCGTCGCGAGGTCGAGCAGCCCGATCCGGCGGGCGGGCAGCGTCTGCTCCAGCACGGCGGCGGTACGCATTCCCGGGGCGACGGCGACGAAGGACCACCGGGTGTCCTTCTCGTAGCGGCCGGTCCCGGGATCGAGCAGCCAGTACGTACGGCGGTCGATGGAATCGGCGCCGAGCCGCTCCTGGAGCTCCGTCGTGTAGTAGGCGGCCAGCGCCACCTCGCCCGCCCCGATCAGCTCGCGGGGCGGCGACTGGTCGGGATGCGCACTCGTCCCGCTGCCGTCGAGCAGACCCGCGGGCCGCACGTCGGCCTTCCCGGAGTCCAGCTGCGGGATGCCGACCCCGAGGGCGACGACGGCCACGGTGGCCGCGGCAGCGGCGGCGATCCTACGACGGCGACGACGCCGCCGCGTGGCCAGCACGCGGTCGGCGAGGCCGGGCCCGGCCGGAGACTGCGCCTCGGCGGTCTCCCGCAGCGCGTCACGCACGAGTTCCTCGACGTTCACGGATGTACCTCCACGGGCTGGAAGTCGGGCAGCCGCTCGGCCGCGGTGAGCGCGGCCAGCTCGGGCGCGAGGGCGCGCAGCCGGGCGAGGGAGCGATGGGTGGTGGACCGCACGGTCCCTACGGAGCAGCCGAGGATCCGGGCCACCTCGGCCTCGGGCAGGTCCTCGAAGATGGGGGTCCCCCCGCGCGAGCGAAGCCGAGCGTGGGGGAGCAGCACGAGCACGGTCCGCTGCCGTGCGGTGAGCCGGGCGAGCGCGCCGCGCATCACGAGCCGCAGCTCGGCGGCGGCGGAGTCGTCGGGCCGGGCGCCGGTGTCGGGCGGCTCGGCGACACTGACCTCGCGCCGCCACCCCTTCAGCCGCCAGCGGCTGATCTGCTGCCGGTACAGGATCTGGCGTACATAGGCCTCGGGTTCATCGATCCGGTGCCATCGCCCGGCCGCCTTGATCAGCGCGTTCTGCAGCAGATCCTCGCCGGCGTGCCGGTCCCCGCCGCTGAGCAGCACGGCGGTCCTCAGCAGCGCGGACGACCGGTTCTCCACGAACTCACGGAAACTGTCCTGCGCCTGGCCATCCATCGTCACCTTCGCTTCCCCCGGGCGAGCCCACTGCCCGCCCCTTCCACGAGGGAGGACGCGCGCCACCGCGTCCCGCTATGCCGGTCCCCCGAGAGAAAATCCCAGCTCGGCCGGTGGCCCCTCCCGTACGGTGATCAGGTGAGCCGCCCCCTGCTGTTCCTGGACGTCGACGGCCCCCTGAACCCCTGGGCCGCCCAGCCCGAG of the Streptomyces sp. NBC_00287 genome contains:
- a CDS encoding endonuclease/exonuclease/phosphatase family protein translates to MPSKSSARIAALTVAAVCSAASTIVLTSPAHADSVRIHDIQGSTRISPYAGKQVTDVTGIVTGIRTYGSSRGFWIQDPDADADPATSEGIFVFTSSTPKGVAVGDLVTVSGTVSEYVPGGTSSGNQALTEITKPTTTVVSSGNAVPAATVIDAKSVPSAYAPAGDSAASNSINGLPLQPSTHALDLYESLEGMNVQVSDARVVGATDPYTELWVTVKPWENRNRRGGTVYGSYESQNTGRIQIQSLGAVADFPKANVGDTLTGTTAGPLDYNQFGGYTLIATQLGTLESAELERETTEKQKRGELAVATYNVENLDPSDATFEEHASAIVNNLQSPDIVSLEEIQDNNGAKNDGTVAADQTMQKLIDAIVAAGGPTYDWRSIDPADKTDGGEPGGNIRQAFLFNPERVSFTDRAGGDATTAVGVTEERGKAALTVSPGRIDPANTAFANSRKPLVGEFVFRGRTVFVIANHFNSKGGDLGLTSQYQPVPRSSETQRHQQATLVNAFVKDILDTQKNADVVTLGDINDFEFSETTKILESDGALWSAVKSLPRSERYSYVYQGNSQVLDQILVSPSIRRGCDFEYDSVHVNAEFNDQISDHDPQVLRFKP
- a CDS encoding SRPBCC domain-containing protein produces the protein MPKEFEIAREFEVDATPEEVFEAVTAGTGGYLWPMEPPEPRVGGKGPFGSTVTAWDPPYRYSNRVEDVEGISEQTANQLDYTIEPRDDGKRAWVRYVHSGIFVDDWDNQYDGAAKHTDFYLHTLREYLTHFAPRPAAFATFDGPEASKAADALEAVGRALGVGPDVAAGTQVRVHGPDEFDAVVDFRNPYFIGLRTDRGLTRIFGRNHWGYPVGISLHDFTPGAEIEECETEWQGWLNKVFNQP
- a CDS encoding ArsR/SmtB family transcription factor — encoded protein: MLDVTVIEDPEAAAVSLDPIRARLLAELAAGPASAAMLAGKVGLPRQKVNYHLKALERHGLVELAGERRKGNVTERLMRATAASYVISPLALAAVQPDPERFRDQLSARWLLALGARLVRDVGSLITGAAKARKGLATYALDGEVRFASAAERAAFIQELTAGVTGLIRKYDAPDAEGGRDHRIVVAVHPTLKKDELE
- a CDS encoding DUF3618 domain-containing protein, with the translated sequence MTDKAAEGVGHGAKGPEELRRQIEETRGRLGDTVEELAGKTDVKGRARARAADLRDRAGAMTVQLRSSAAQAGHTVHDKAAEAGHTVHDKAAQAGHTVQDGATRAGHVVEQSAPRPVRTVVQAGLRHPRPVLVAGAVVGAVVAAEAMRRRHNGHR
- a CDS encoding phage holin family protein, with the protein product MTGTTAPRPAHDAHHSVGELVGQATEQLSLLVRQELALAKEELAEKGRRAGRGGGLLGAAGAVAYAGLLALAGTAVAALSVTLSVWAAALIVTAVLFAVAAVLGATGRAQLKRAAPPTPEETLGSVRADVEEIRERAHR
- the dapA gene encoding 4-hydroxy-tetrahydrodipicolinate synthase codes for the protein MTTTNSPFGRALCAMITPFTDEGALDLAGAQRLAERLVSEGCDGLVLSGTTGESPTTTDEEKARLVRAVREAVGERASVLAGVGTFDTRHTVELALAAEKAGADGLLVVSPYYSRPPQDALEAHFREIADASGLPLVVYDIPGRTGVRIEPDTMLRLAEHPRIVAVKDCSYDFMAAQKVISRTELAYYAGCEEHNLALYAVGGAGYISTVANAVPAQLRAVLDAFDAGETTKAARLQQRAMPLIELMMSAGLPGTVTAKALLNELGLPAGPVRAPLRPAGREVTDGLLTAYRSLMD
- a CDS encoding SigE family RNA polymerase sigma factor, which gives rise to MDGQAQDSFREFVENRSSALLRTAVLLSGGDRHAGEDLLQNALIKAAGRWHRIDEPEAYVRQILYRQQISRWRLKGWRREVSVAEPPDTGARPDDSAAAELRLVMRGALARLTARQRTVLVLLPHARLRSRGGTPIFEDLPEAEVARILGCSVGTVRSTTHRSLARLRALAPELAALTAAERLPDFQPVEVHP